From a single Pseudomonas sp. A34-9 genomic region:
- the tmk gene encoding dTMP kinase: MTGLFITLEGPEGAGKSTNREYLAERLRAAGIEVVLTREPGGTPLAERIREVLLAPADEVMNPDAELLLVFAARAQHLAEVIRPAMARGAVVLCDRFTDSTYAYQGGGRGLSLERIAALETFVQGDLRPDLTLIFDLPVEIGLARASARGRLDRFELEGRAFFEAVRSAFLQRAEADPARYVRIDAGQPLAKVQQSLDTLIPNLLELARG, translated from the coding sequence GTGACTGGCTTGTTTATTACCCTGGAAGGCCCGGAAGGCGCCGGCAAAAGCACCAACCGCGAATACCTCGCCGAGCGCCTGCGCGCCGCCGGTATCGAAGTGGTGCTGACCCGTGAGCCCGGTGGCACGCCGCTGGCCGAGCGGATTCGCGAGGTGCTGCTGGCGCCGGCCGACGAAGTCATGAATCCGGATGCCGAGCTGTTGCTGGTATTCGCCGCGCGTGCCCAGCACCTGGCCGAAGTGATTCGTCCGGCCATGGCCCGAGGCGCGGTGGTGCTGTGCGATCGCTTTACCGATTCCACGTACGCCTATCAGGGCGGCGGTCGCGGCTTGTCGCTGGAGCGCATCGCCGCGCTGGAAACCTTTGTGCAAGGTGATCTGCGCCCGGACCTGACGCTGATTTTCGATCTGCCGGTGGAAATCGGTCTGGCCCGCGCCAGTGCCCGTGGTCGTCTGGACCGTTTTGAATTGGAAGGCCGGGCTTTTTTCGAGGCTGTGCGTAGCGCTTTCCTCCAGCGCGCCGAAGCCGATCCTGCACGCTATGTGCGCATCGATGCCGGTCAGCCATTGGCCAAGGTTCAACAATCGCTGGATACGTTGATTCCGAACTTGCTGGAGCTGGCTCGTGGCTGA
- the mltG gene encoding endolytic transglycosylase MltG encodes MRRKLLLLLETGLVLAGLLLGASAWKIHSALEQPLNITQEELLDVPKGSTPTRTFLSLETDGVIKDAFWLRVYWRFNLAGTPIHSGEYRMQPGMTVNGLIDLWKRGEVVQYSLTLVEGWNFHQVRAALAKDEKIEQTLNGLSDSDVMARIGHKGLFPEGRFFPDTYRFVRGMSDAELLKKAFDRLDEVLAKEWESRSADVPYTEPYQALIMASLVEKETGVPQERGQIAGVFVRRMALGMQLQTDPTVIYGLGDRYTGKLTRAHLKEPTAYNTYVIPGLPPTPIAMVGREAIHAALNPVDGTSLYFVARGDGSHVFSDDLDAHNNAVREYQLKRRADYRSSPAPAQTPEAAPAAGDAIPAASPDISPESMPQVAPQEPAPTPEAAAPQNTQ; translated from the coding sequence GTGAGACGTAAACTTTTGCTGCTGCTGGAAACCGGACTGGTTCTGGCAGGGCTGTTGCTGGGCGCCAGCGCCTGGAAGATTCACTCCGCACTGGAGCAGCCTCTGAACATCACGCAGGAAGAACTGCTGGATGTGCCGAAAGGCTCGACACCGACCCGTACTTTCCTTTCACTTGAAACCGATGGCGTCATCAAGGACGCCTTCTGGCTGCGCGTCTACTGGCGCTTCAACCTCGCCGGTACACCGATCCACAGCGGCGAATACCGCATGCAGCCGGGTATGACCGTCAACGGTCTGATCGACTTGTGGAAGCGCGGTGAAGTGGTGCAGTACAGCCTGACGCTGGTCGAAGGCTGGAATTTCCACCAAGTGCGCGCCGCGTTGGCCAAAGATGAAAAGATCGAACAGACCCTGAACGGTTTGAGCGACAGCGACGTCATGGCCAGGATTGGCCACAAAGGTTTGTTCCCGGAAGGACGTTTCTTCCCCGATACCTACCGATTCGTGCGCGGCATGTCCGATGCCGAGTTGCTGAAGAAAGCCTTTGATCGCCTTGATGAAGTTCTGGCGAAAGAATGGGAAAGTCGTTCTGCCGATGTGCCGTACACCGAACCTTATCAAGCGCTGATCATGGCTTCGCTGGTCGAGAAGGAAACCGGCGTGCCGCAGGAGCGCGGGCAGATTGCCGGTGTCTTCGTGCGTCGCATGGCCTTGGGCATGCAGTTGCAGACCGATCCGACCGTCATCTATGGTCTGGGCGATCGCTATACCGGCAAGTTGACCCGTGCGCATCTGAAAGAGCCGACGGCGTATAACACTTACGTGATTCCCGGCTTGCCGCCGACGCCGATCGCAATGGTTGGCCGCGAAGCGATTCACGCGGCATTGAACCCGGTAGACGGCACCAGCCTGTACTTTGTTGCGCGTGGTGACGGCAGTCATGTGTTCTCTGACGATCTCGATGCGCATAACAATGCAGTGCGTGAGTATCAGCTCAAGCGCCGTGCGGATTACCGCTCCAGCCCTGCGCCGGCGCAAACGCCTGAAGCGGCTCCCGCTGCCGGGGATGCGATTCCTGCGGCATCTCCGGATATATCACCGGAGTCGATGCCACAAGTTGCACCACAGGAGCCAGCGCCGACTCCAGAAGCCGCCGCCCCACAAAACACGCAATGA
- the pabC gene encoding aminodeoxychorismate lyase, with protein MDSWVDGQPADALSLKDRGLAYGDGLFETIAVRDGQPVLLDRHLTRLADGCSRLAIAADIELIRHELLSYAAAMGEGVLKLILSRGDGLRGYAPDPTASGRRILQGNPPAAYPAVHAEQGVRLFPCSTRLARQPLLAGLKHLNRLEQVLARAEWQDSEHAEGLMLDQAGRVIEAVFSNVFLVRDGVLITPDLKRCGVAGVMRAEILFQAESLAIPTQIADISLEQLQWADEVFVCNSVYGVWPVRAYAALSWPVGPLTRKLQTIARALLDA; from the coding sequence ATGGACAGTTGGGTCGACGGTCAACCGGCTGACGCTCTGTCGCTGAAAGATCGCGGCCTGGCTTACGGCGACGGTCTGTTCGAGACCATCGCCGTGCGTGACGGCCAGCCGGTTCTGCTGGATCGACACCTGACGCGTCTGGCCGATGGCTGTTCGCGTCTGGCCATTGCGGCCGATATCGAGCTGATCCGCCATGAGCTGCTGAGTTATGCGGCGGCGATGGGCGAGGGTGTACTCAAGCTCATCCTCAGCCGTGGCGACGGTTTGCGCGGTTATGCGCCAGATCCCACGGCCTCGGGTCGTCGCATCCTGCAAGGCAATCCGCCTGCTGCTTATCCTGCTGTTCATGCTGAACAAGGCGTTCGCCTGTTCCCGTGCAGCACGCGCCTGGCCAGGCAGCCGCTACTCGCTGGACTCAAACACCTCAATCGACTGGAGCAAGTGCTCGCCCGTGCCGAATGGCAGGACAGCGAGCACGCCGAAGGCTTGATGCTCGATCAGGCAGGTCGGGTCATCGAAGCGGTGTTCAGCAACGTGTTTCTGGTGCGCGACGGTGTATTGATCACGCCGGATCTGAAGCGCTGCGGTGTCGCCGGTGTGATGCGCGCCGAAATATTGTTTCAGGCCGAGTCATTGGCCATCCCCACACAAATCGCTGACATCAGCCTCGAACAGCTGCAATGGGCCGATGAAGTGTTTGTCTGCAACAGCGTTTATGGCGTCTGGCCGGTACGCGCCTACGCTGCACTGAGCTGGCCGGTTGGCCCGCTCACCCGTAAACTGCAAACCATTGCCCGCGCCCTACTGGATGCCTGA
- the fabF gene encoding beta-ketoacyl-ACP synthase II translates to MSRRRVVVTGMGMLSPLGTDVPSSWQGILAGRSGIGLIEHTDLSAYSTRFGGSVKGFNVEEYLSVKEARKLDLFIQYGLAAGFQAVRNAGLEVTDANRERIGVAMGSGIGGLTNIEETSRTLHETGPRRISPFFVPGSIINMISGFLSIHLGAQGPNYAIATACTTGTHCIGMAARNIMYDEADVMIAGGAEMAACGLGMGGFGASRALSTRNDEPTRASRPWDKGRDGFVLSDGAGALVLEELEHAKARGATIYAELIGFGTSGDAFHMTSPPADGAGAARCITNALRDAKINIDQVQYINAHGTSTPAGDLAEANAIKTVFGDHAYKLAVSSTKSMTGHLLGAAGAVEAIFSVLAINSQVAPPTINLDEPDEGCDLDFVPHTARNMDIDVVLSNSFGFGGTNGTLAFRRFAG, encoded by the coding sequence GTGTCGCGTAGACGCGTCGTAGTCACCGGTATGGGTATGTTGTCGCCACTGGGCACGGATGTGCCGAGCAGTTGGCAGGGCATTCTGGCTGGCCGCAGTGGCATTGGTCTGATCGAACACACCGACCTTTCTGCCTATTCCACCCGCTTTGGCGGCTCGGTAAAGGGCTTCAATGTCGAGGAATACCTGTCGGTCAAGGAAGCGCGCAAGCTCGACCTGTTCATTCAGTACGGCCTCGCCGCCGGCTTTCAAGCCGTGCGCAACGCCGGTCTGGAAGTCACCGACGCCAACCGTGAACGCATTGGCGTAGCCATGGGTTCGGGGATCGGCGGTCTGACCAACATCGAAGAAACCAGCCGTACTCTGCATGAGACGGGTCCGCGTCGAATCTCGCCATTCTTCGTGCCAGGCTCGATCATCAATATGATTTCCGGTTTTCTGTCCATCCACCTGGGTGCGCAGGGACCTAACTACGCCATCGCCACTGCGTGTACCACCGGTACGCACTGCATTGGCATGGCGGCGCGCAACATCATGTACGACGAAGCCGACGTGATGATTGCCGGCGGTGCCGAAATGGCTGCGTGCGGTCTGGGCATGGGCGGGTTCGGCGCGTCCCGTGCACTGTCGACCCGCAACGACGAGCCAACCCGCGCCAGCCGTCCTTGGGACAAGGGCCGTGACGGTTTCGTGCTGTCCGACGGCGCCGGTGCACTGGTGCTCGAAGAACTTGAACACGCCAAGGCGCGCGGTGCGACCATCTACGCCGAGCTGATCGGCTTTGGCACCAGTGGCGATGCGTTCCACATGACTTCGCCACCCGCCGACGGCGCCGGTGCGGCACGCTGCATCACCAACGCGTTGCGCGATGCGAAGATCAACATCGATCAAGTGCAATACATCAACGCCCACGGCACCTCTACCCCGGCCGGCGACCTCGCCGAAGCCAATGCGATCAAGACCGTGTTCGGTGATCACGCCTACAAGCTGGCGGTCAGCTCGACGAAGTCCATGACCGGTCACCTGTTGGGTGCGGCGGGCGCAGTCGAGGCGATCTTCAGCGTGCTGGCGATCAACAGCCAGGTCGCACCGCCGACCATCAACCTCGACGAGCCGGACGAAGGCTGCGATCTCGATTTTGTGCCGCACACCGCGCGCAACATGGACATCGATGTCGTGCTGTCCAACTCCTTTGGTTTTGGCGGCACCAACGGCACCCTGGCATTCCGCCGGTTCGCAGGCTGA
- the acpP gene encoding acyl carrier protein, producing MSTIEERVKKIVAEQLGVKEEEVVNTASFVEDLGADSLDTVELVMALEEEFETEIPDEEAEKITTVQAAIDYVTSHQA from the coding sequence ATGAGCACCATCGAAGAGCGCGTCAAGAAAATCGTTGCCGAGCAACTGGGTGTTAAAGAAGAAGAAGTGGTTAACACTGCTTCCTTCGTTGAAGACCTGGGTGCCGACTCCCTTGACACCGTTGAGCTGGTGATGGCTCTGGAAGAGGAATTCGAGACCGAAATCCCTGACGAAGAAGCTGAGAAGATCACTACTGTACAAGCTGCAATCGACTACGTTACTAGCCACCAGGCGTAA
- the fabG gene encoding 3-oxoacyl-ACP reductase FabG produces the protein MSLQGKVALVTGASRGIGQAIALELGRQGAIVIGTATSASGAERIAATLKENGIQGTGLELNVTSDESVSAVLASIQEQFGAPVAILVNNAGITRDNLMMRMKDDEWYDVIDTNLNSLFRLSKGVLRGMTKARWGRIISIGSVVGAMGNAGQVNYAAAKAGLEGFSRAMAREVGSRSITVNSVTPGFIDTDMTRELPEAQREALQTQIPLGRLGQAQEIASVVAFLASDGAAYVTGATIPVNGGMYM, from the coding sequence ATGAGTCTGCAAGGTAAAGTTGCACTGGTCACCGGTGCAAGCCGCGGTATCGGCCAGGCTATCGCACTGGAACTGGGTCGTCAGGGCGCCATCGTTATTGGCACCGCGACTTCCGCTTCGGGCGCTGAGCGCATTGCGGCAACCCTGAAGGAAAATGGTATTCAGGGCACTGGCCTTGAGCTGAACGTTACCAGCGATGAATCGGTCAGCGCCGTGCTGGCGAGCATTCAGGAGCAGTTTGGTGCGCCAGTGGCGATCCTGGTCAATAATGCCGGCATCACCCGCGATAACCTGATGATGCGCATGAAAGACGATGAGTGGTACGACGTGATCGATACCAACCTGAACAGTCTATTCCGCCTGTCCAAGGGCGTTCTGCGCGGCATGACCAAGGCGCGTTGGGGCCGAATTATCAGTATTGGCTCGGTGGTGGGTGCCATGGGCAACGCAGGCCAAGTAAACTATGCAGCCGCCAAGGCCGGTCTGGAAGGTTTCAGCCGTGCAATGGCGCGTGAAGTCGGTTCGCGTTCGATTACGGTCAACTCGGTAACCCCAGGGTTTATCGACACCGATATGACGCGCGAGCTGCCTGAAGCACAGCGTGAAGCCTTGCAGACGCAGATTCCGCTGGGTCGTCTGGGACAAGCTCAAGAGATCGCGTCTGTGGTCGCTTTTCTTGCATCCGACGGTGCGGCATACGTCACTGGGGCTACAATCCCGGTGAACGGTGGGATGTACATGTAA
- the fabD gene encoding ACP S-malonyltransferase, translating into MSASLAFVFPGQGSQSLGMLAELGAEYPLILETFKEASEALGYDLWALTQQGPEELLNQTDKTQPAILTASIALWRLWLSEGGARPAFVAGHSLGEYSALVAAGSLTLADAVKLVERRGQLMQEAVPAGQGGMAAILGLEDADVLAACAEAAQGEVVSAVNFNSPGQVVIAGAKAAVERAIEGCKARGAKRAMPLPVSVPSHCELMRPAAERFAESIAAIDWQAPQIPVVQNVSAQVPADLETLKRDLLEQLYKPVRWVESVQTLAAKGATNLVECGPGKVLAGLNKRCAEGVATSNLNTPDAFAAARAAQA; encoded by the coding sequence ATGTCTGCTTCCCTCGCATTCGTCTTTCCAGGACAGGGTTCGCAGTCCCTCGGCATGTTGGCCGAGCTGGGCGCGGAATATCCGTTGATCCTCGAAACGTTCAAAGAAGCTTCTGAGGCTCTGGGCTATGACCTGTGGGCACTGACCCAGCAGGGCCCGGAAGAGCTGCTCAATCAAACCGATAAAACCCAACCGGCCATTCTGACCGCTTCGATCGCCCTGTGGCGTCTGTGGCTTTCTGAAGGCGGTGCGCGTCCGGCATTCGTTGCCGGTCACAGCCTGGGCGAATACAGCGCGCTGGTCGCTGCCGGCAGCCTGACACTGGCTGACGCGGTCAAGCTCGTTGAGCGTCGCGGTCAGTTGATGCAGGAAGCGGTTCCGGCCGGGCAGGGCGGCATGGCTGCCATTCTTGGTCTGGAAGATGCCGACGTGCTGGCAGCCTGCGCAGAAGCTGCGCAAGGTGAGGTGGTCAGCGCCGTCAACTTCAACTCGCCAGGCCAAGTGGTCATCGCCGGTGCCAAGGCTGCCGTTGAGCGCGCCATCGAAGGCTGCAAGGCGCGTGGCGCCAAGCGTGCCATGCCGCTGCCGGTGAGCGTGCCGTCGCACTGCGAGCTGATGCGTCCGGCTGCCGAGCGTTTTGCCGAATCCATCGCCGCCATCGACTGGCAGGCACCGCAGATCCCGGTGGTACAGAACGTCAGCGCGCAAGTGCCGGCCGATCTGGAAACCCTCAAGCGCGATCTGCTCGAACAACTCTACAAGCCAGTGCGCTGGGTCGAGTCGGTACAGACTCTGGCCGCCAAGGGCGCGACCAATCTGGTCGAATGCGGCCCGGGCAAAGTCCTGGCCGGTCTGAACAAACGTTGCGCCGAAGGCGTCGCGACTTCCAACCTCAATACCCCAGACGCTTTCGCTGCCGCCCGTGCAGCGCAAGCCTGA
- the plsX gene encoding phosphate acyltransferase PlsX has product MSAQVIAIDAMGGDFGPRSIVQASLACLSATPSLHLTLVGQPSLLEELINGQSAADRARLTIVAASEVITMDEKPTQALRSKPDSSMRVALELVRDGKAQACVSAGNTGALMALSRFVLKTLPGIDRPAMVAAIPTQKGFCQLLDLGANVDCSAEHLLQFAVMGSVAAQTLGIHRPRVALLNIGTEDIKGNQQVKLAATLLQSARGINYIGFIEGDGLYRGEADVVVCDGFVGNILLKSSEGLATMIAARIEALFKKNFASRAVGALALPLMKRLQADLAPARHNGASFLGLQGIVVKSHGSAGVQGFQSAIQRALIEIQENLPERLHGRLEDLLS; this is encoded by the coding sequence TTGTCCGCTCAAGTCATCGCGATTGACGCAATGGGCGGGGACTTCGGTCCCCGCAGCATTGTTCAGGCCAGCCTTGCTTGCCTGTCTGCTACACCCTCCCTGCACCTGACCCTCGTCGGTCAACCCTCCCTTCTAGAAGAACTGATCAACGGCCAATCGGCTGCCGATCGCGCGCGCCTGACGATTGTTGCGGCCAGCGAAGTCATCACCATGGACGAAAAACCGACCCAGGCCTTGCGCAGCAAGCCGGATTCGTCGATGCGTGTCGCTCTCGAGCTGGTGCGTGACGGCAAGGCTCAAGCGTGTGTCAGTGCCGGTAATACCGGTGCGCTGATGGCGCTGTCGCGGTTCGTTCTGAAAACGTTACCGGGTATTGACCGTCCGGCCATGGTTGCCGCGATTCCGACGCAGAAGGGTTTTTGCCAGTTGCTCGATCTGGGCGCCAATGTCGATTGCAGTGCCGAGCATCTGCTGCAGTTTGCGGTGATGGGGTCGGTGGCGGCGCAGACGCTGGGTATCCATCGCCCGCGTGTCGCGCTGCTGAACATCGGCACCGAAGACATCAAGGGCAATCAGCAGGTCAAACTGGCTGCGACACTGTTGCAGTCTGCTCGCGGCATCAACTACATCGGTTTTATCGAAGGCGACGGGTTGTATCGCGGAGAGGCTGACGTGGTGGTTTGCGACGGTTTTGTCGGCAATATCCTGCTCAAGTCCAGCGAAGGCCTGGCGACGATGATCGCGGCGCGTATCGAGGCGCTGTTCAAAAAGAACTTCGCTTCCCGTGCGGTCGGTGCCTTGGCGCTGCCATTGATGAAGCGCTTGCAGGCGGATCTGGCGCCGGCGCGACATAACGGCGCAAGCTTTCTCGGTTTGCAGGGTATCGTCGTGAAAAGTCACGGTTCGGCCGGGGTTCAGGGCTTTCAGAGTGCGATTCAACGTGCGCTGATCGAGATTCAGGAGAACCTGCCCGAGCGCCTCCACGGTCGTCTGGAGGATTTGTTGTCTTAG
- the rpmF gene encoding 50S ribosomal protein L32, which yields MAVQQNKKSRSARDMRRSHDALEASTLSVEKTTGEVHLRHHVSPEGVYRGRKVIDKGADE from the coding sequence ATGGCTGTTCAGCAGAACAAAAAATCCCGCTCTGCCCGTGACATGCGCCGTTCGCACGACGCTCTCGAGGCTAGCACTCTGTCTGTAGAAAAAACCACTGGTGAAGTTCACCTGCGTCACCACGTATCGCCAGAAGGCGTATACCGTGGCCGTAAAGTGATCGACAAGGGCGCTGACGAGTAA
- a CDS encoding YceD family protein, whose protein sequence is MLNDPIPPHVDPRKLADRGTTLQGEMLLADLERLCDPLSDNVGTVQAKFVFERDERKSVVIHSFIDTEVKMVCQRCLELVTLPIHSECSYAVVKEGANTQSLPKGYDVLELGEDPLDLQSLIEEELLLALPIVPAHHPEECQQPAGLDEPEPSEDESTRSNPFSVLAQLKRDPNV, encoded by the coding sequence ATGTTGAATGACCCGATTCCACCTCACGTTGACCCGCGCAAATTGGCTGATCGTGGCACCACCCTTCAAGGTGAAATGCTGCTGGCCGATTTGGAGAGACTCTGCGACCCGCTTTCCGACAATGTCGGTACGGTGCAGGCGAAATTCGTTTTTGAACGAGATGAACGTAAATCTGTGGTAATCCACAGCTTTATCGACACCGAGGTCAAAATGGTTTGCCAGCGTTGTCTTGAGCTGGTCACCCTGCCGATCCACAGCGAATGCAGTTATGCTGTGGTGAAAGAGGGTGCGAATACCCAGTCGTTGCCGAAAGGTTATGACGTGCTGGAACTGGGCGAAGATCCATTGGATCTGCAGTCACTGATCGAGGAGGAGCTTCTGCTCGCCTTGCCCATTGTGCCTGCTCATCATCCGGAAGAATGCCAGCAGCCGGCGGGTCTCGATGAGCCCGAACCGAGCGAGGACGAGTCAACGCGGTCCAACCCGTTCAGTGTATTGGCGCAGTTAAAGCGTGACCCAAACGTTTAG
- a CDS encoding nucleoside triphosphate pyrophosphatase gives MLPLLLASSSTYRRELLARLHLPFVCSSPDIDESHRPGESAIELVKRLAEQKARALADSHPAHLIIGSDQVAVLGEQIIGKPHTFEKAREQLMAASGASVTFLTGLALLNSQTGECQVDCVPFTVHMRQLDQARVERYLRIEQPYDCAGSFKAEGLGVSLFQSTEGPDATSLIGLPLIRLIDMLLIEGVQIP, from the coding sequence ATGCTGCCTTTATTACTCGCTTCAAGCTCGACCTATCGTCGCGAATTGCTCGCCCGCCTGCACCTGCCGTTCGTCTGCAGCTCGCCGGATATCGATGAAAGCCATCGCCCGGGCGAGTCCGCCATCGAACTGGTCAAACGCCTTGCCGAACAAAAAGCCCGGGCACTGGCCGACAGCCACCCCGCTCATCTGATTATTGGTTCAGACCAGGTTGCCGTGCTTGGCGAGCAGATCATCGGCAAGCCGCACACGTTCGAGAAAGCCCGCGAACAACTGATGGCCGCCAGCGGCGCCAGCGTGACCTTTCTGACCGGCCTGGCCCTGCTCAATAGCCAGACGGGCGAGTGCCAGGTCGATTGCGTGCCTTTCACCGTACACATGCGCCAACTCGATCAGGCGCGCGTTGAGCGCTATCTGCGCATCGAGCAGCCTTACGACTGCGCTGGCAGCTTCAAGGCTGAAGGTTTGGGTGTGAGCCTGTTCCAGTCAACCGAGGGGCCGGACGCGACCAGCCTGATCGGTTTGCCGCTGATTCGGCTGATCGACATGTTACTGATTGAAGGCGTGCAAATCCCTTAA
- the sppA gene encoding signal peptide peptidase SppA produces the protein MTDEWKAPAKASADGGDEKSWKLLEKTLLAGVQEQRRSRRWGIFFKLLTFVYLFVALILFTPLMDMEKSATRGPNYTALIDVTGMIADKEPASADNIVGSLRAAFEDKKVKGVILRINSPGGSPVQSGYVYDEIKRLRGLHPEIKVYAVISDLGASGAYYIASAADQIYADKASLVGSIGVTAAGYGFVGTMEKLGVERRTYTSGEHKSFLDPFQPQKPEETAFWQSVLDTTHKQFINSVKQGRGDRLKDKEHPELFSGLVWSGEQALPLGLIDGLGNASSVARDVIGEKELVDFTVQESPFDRFSKKLGASVAEQLAMWMGFHGPSLR, from the coding sequence ATGACCGACGAATGGAAAGCACCGGCCAAGGCAAGTGCCGACGGCGGTGACGAGAAAAGCTGGAAGCTGTTAGAGAAGACGCTGCTGGCTGGCGTCCAGGAGCAGCGTCGTTCACGGCGTTGGGGGATTTTCTTCAAGCTGCTGACATTTGTTTATCTGTTTGTTGCGCTGATTTTGTTCACGCCGCTGATGGACATGGAAAAAAGCGCCACGCGTGGGCCGAACTACACCGCGTTGATCGACGTCACTGGCATGATTGCCGACAAGGAGCCGGCCAGCGCCGACAACATTGTCGGCAGTCTGCGCGCGGCGTTCGAGGACAAGAAGGTCAAGGGCGTGATCCTGCGGATCAACAGTCCTGGCGGCAGTCCGGTGCAGTCGGGTTATGTGTATGACGAGATCAAGCGTCTGCGCGGCCTGCATCCTGAGATCAAGGTGTATGCGGTGATTTCCGATCTGGGGGCGTCCGGTGCTTATTACATCGCCAGTGCGGCGGATCAGATCTACGCCGACAAGGCGAGTCTGGTGGGCTCCATTGGTGTGACGGCGGCCGGTTACGGCTTTGTCGGCACCATGGAGAAACTTGGCGTCGAGCGTCGTACGTACACCTCGGGCGAGCACAAGTCGTTCCTCGATCCGTTCCAGCCGCAGAAGCCTGAAGAAACGGCGTTCTGGCAAAGCGTGCTGGATACCACGCACAAGCAGTTCATCAACAGCGTCAAGCAGGGTCGTGGCGATCGTCTGAAAGACAAAGAGCATCCGGAGCTGTTTTCCGGGCTGGTCTGGTCGGGCGAGCAGGCGCTGCCGCTGGGTCTGATTGATGGTCTGGGCAATGCCAGTTCGGTAGCGCGGGATGTGATTGGTGAGAAAGAGTTGGTGGACTTCACTGTTCAGGAGTCGCCGTTCGATCGCTTCTCGAAGAAGCTCGGTGCCAGTGTGGCTGAGCAGTTGGCGATGTGGATGGGTTTCCACGGGCCTTCGTTGCGCTGA
- a CDS encoding HAD-IA family hydrolase produces MRPSDYKLLIFDWDGTLADSIHRIVEAMHSASGRSGFELRDDFAVKGIIGLGLPEAIRTLYPEISDAEMILFREYYADHYIAAEAVPSPLFEGVVESMASFREQGYYLAVATGKNRRGLDRVLKANGWEDYFDITRAADETASKPHPLMLEQILAHCGVRAEQALMVGDSSFDLLMARNAGMDSVAVSYGAQSIESLQQFEPRLSIDRFSELHAWLGQQA; encoded by the coding sequence GTGCGCCCATCTGATTACAAACTGCTGATTTTCGATTGGGACGGCACGCTCGCCGACTCCATTCATCGGATTGTCGAGGCGATGCACTCGGCGTCCGGGCGCTCCGGTTTCGAGTTGCGCGATGACTTTGCCGTCAAAGGCATTATCGGTCTGGGCCTGCCCGAGGCGATTCGCACGCTGTATCCCGAGATCAGCGATGCTGAAATGATCTTGTTTCGCGAGTATTACGCCGATCACTACATCGCTGCCGAAGCCGTGCCTTCGCCGTTGTTCGAGGGTGTTGTCGAGTCGATGGCGTCCTTTCGCGAGCAGGGTTATTACCTGGCTGTTGCGACCGGCAAGAATCGTCGCGGGCTGGATCGCGTGCTCAAGGCCAATGGCTGGGAAGACTATTTCGATATCACCCGTGCTGCCGATGAAACTGCGAGCAAGCCGCACCCTCTGATGCTGGAGCAGATCCTTGCGCATTGTGGTGTGCGTGCGGAGCAGGCGTTGATGGTCGGTGATTCATCCTTCGATCTGCTGATGGCGCGTAACGCGGGGATGGATTCGGTGGCGGTCAGTTATGGCGCGCAATCGATTGAATCGTTGCAGCAGTTCGAGCCTCGCTTGTCGATCGACCGTTTTTCCGAATTGCATGCCTGGCTGGGACAGCAGGCTTAA